The proteins below are encoded in one region of Amycolatopsis acidiphila:
- a CDS encoding (2,3-dihydroxybenzoyl)adenylate synthase: MLEGCVPWPEELAERYRAEGYWTGEPLDQLLRDGVERHPDRVALVGADGSRWTYAELDAWVARVASGLSSLVSPRERVVVQVPNIPEFVALFFALLRVGALPVLALPAHREAEIVPLCELSEAVAYFITDEYRDLAQIVCKAVPGVRQVVVVDEELPTAEPVELPEPDPSDVALFLLSGGTTGTPKLIPRTHNDYLYNARASAKVAGFGENTVYLVALPAAHNFALSSPGLLGAFAAGGTVVLATDPSPDTAFALIEREKVTGTAVVPPVALLWMDAAEFADEDLTSLELLQVGGAKLSAEPASRVRESLGCALQQVFGMAEGLLNFTRLDDPQELVVTTQGRPLCPADEVRVLENGELLTRGPYTLRGYYRAEEHNARSFTEDGFYRSGDVVRQLPSGHLIVEGRIKDQINRGGEKIPAEELENHLLAHPAVHDAAVVGMADEVMGERTCAFLVVRGAPPKLREVAAFLRERGVAEYKLPDRIEVLEEFPLTKVGKVSKTELARRLAGGAE, encoded by the coding sequence ATGCTGGAGGGGTGCGTGCCCTGGCCGGAGGAGCTGGCCGAGCGCTACCGGGCCGAGGGTTACTGGACCGGGGAACCGCTGGACCAGCTGCTGCGTGACGGCGTCGAGCGGCACCCGGACCGCGTCGCGCTCGTCGGCGCCGACGGATCCCGGTGGACCTACGCCGAGCTCGACGCGTGGGTGGCGCGGGTCGCGTCCGGCCTGTCATCGCTGGTCTCCCCACGCGAGCGGGTCGTGGTGCAGGTGCCCAACATCCCGGAGTTCGTGGCGCTGTTCTTCGCGCTGCTGCGCGTGGGCGCCCTGCCCGTGCTCGCCCTACCCGCCCACCGCGAGGCCGAGATCGTGCCGCTGTGCGAACTGAGCGAAGCGGTCGCGTACTTCATCACCGACGAGTACCGCGATCTCGCGCAGATCGTCTGCAAGGCGGTGCCGGGCGTGCGGCAGGTCGTCGTGGTGGACGAAGAGCTGCCGACCGCGGAACCCGTGGAACTGCCCGAGCCCGACCCGTCGGACGTGGCACTTTTCCTGCTGTCAGGCGGAACCACCGGCACGCCGAAGCTGATTCCCCGCACCCACAACGACTATCTGTACAACGCACGCGCGAGCGCGAAGGTCGCCGGCTTCGGCGAGAACACGGTGTACCTGGTCGCACTGCCAGCCGCACACAACTTCGCACTGTCGTCTCCCGGCCTGCTGGGCGCGTTCGCGGCGGGCGGCACCGTGGTGCTCGCGACCGATCCCAGCCCCGACACGGCTTTCGCGTTGATCGAGCGGGAGAAGGTCACGGGGACCGCGGTGGTGCCACCCGTCGCTCTACTGTGGATGGACGCGGCGGAGTTCGCCGACGAAGATCTCACCAGCCTGGAGCTGTTGCAGGTGGGCGGCGCGAAGTTGAGCGCGGAACCCGCGAGCCGGGTGCGCGAGTCGTTGGGCTGCGCGCTCCAGCAGGTGTTCGGCATGGCCGAGGGCCTGCTGAACTTCACCCGCCTCGACGACCCGCAGGAGCTGGTCGTCACCACGCAGGGCAGGCCGCTGTGCCCGGCCGACGAGGTGCGCGTGCTCGAGAACGGCGAGCTGCTGACGCGCGGCCCGTACACGCTGCGCGGCTACTACCGGGCGGAGGAGCACAACGCGCGATCGTTCACCGAGGACGGGTTCTACCGCAGCGGGGACGTCGTGCGGCAGCTGCCGTCCGGGCACCTGATCGTCGAAGGCCGGATCAAGGACCAGATCAACCGCGGCGGCGAGAAGATCCCGGCCGAGGAGCTGGAGAACCACCTGCTCGCGCATCCCGCGGTGCACGACGCGGCGGTCGTCGGCATGGCGGACGAGGTGATGGGCGAGCGCACCTGCGCGTTCCTCGTCGTCCGCGGCGCGCCGCCGAAGCTGCGGGAGGTCGCCGCGTTCCTGCGCGAGCGCGGGGTCGCCGAGTACAAGCTGCCCGACCGGATCGAGGTGCTCGAGGAGTTCCCGCTCACGAAGGTCGGCAAGGTCAGCAAGACCGAGCTCGCCCGGCGCCTCGCCGGTGGCGCGGAGTGA
- a CDS encoding alpha/beta fold hydrolase: MPLAAVNGVKISYADTGSGEPVVLVMGTAATGRVWHLHQVPALVDAGYRVITFDNRGISGEDTEFTIDDLVADTAELIEYLELGPCRLVGTSMGAQVVTELALAHPELVTQAVMMATRGRADVLRAAMGAAERELRESAVELPARYEAVVRAVQNLSPRTLNDDAAMRDWLDLFALSPTIWTPGLRAQLCLDITGNRLPAYRAIKVPCLVIGFADDLRLPAHLAREVADAIPSAEYLELADCGHYGYLERPHAVNAALVTFFAGRHS; this comes from the coding sequence ATGCCCCTCGCTGCCGTCAACGGCGTGAAGATCTCCTACGCCGACACGGGTTCCGGCGAGCCGGTGGTGCTCGTGATGGGCACCGCCGCGACCGGCCGGGTGTGGCACCTGCACCAGGTGCCCGCGCTCGTCGACGCCGGCTACCGCGTGATCACCTTCGACAACCGCGGGATTTCCGGCGAGGACACGGAATTCACGATCGACGACCTGGTCGCCGACACGGCCGAGCTGATCGAGTACCTGGAGCTGGGGCCGTGCCGGCTGGTCGGCACGTCGATGGGCGCGCAGGTCGTGACCGAGCTGGCGCTCGCGCATCCCGAGTTGGTCACGCAGGCGGTCATGATGGCGACGCGAGGCCGCGCGGACGTCCTGCGCGCCGCGATGGGTGCGGCCGAACGCGAGCTGCGGGAGAGCGCGGTGGAGCTGCCCGCGCGGTACGAAGCCGTGGTGCGGGCGGTGCAGAATCTCTCGCCGCGCACGCTGAACGACGACGCGGCGATGCGGGACTGGCTCGACCTGTTCGCGCTCTCGCCCACGATCTGGACCCCGGGCCTGCGCGCCCAGCTGTGCCTGGACATCACCGGAAACCGGCTGCCCGCGTACCGGGCGATCAAGGTTCCGTGCCTGGTCATCGGGTTCGCCGACGACCTGCGCCTGCCGGCGCACCTGGCACGGGAGGTCGCCGACGCGATCCCGTCCGCCGAGTACCTGGAGCTGGCGGACTGCGGCCACTACGGCTACCTGGAGCGGCCGCACGCGGTCAACGCCGCACTCGTCACCTTTTTCGCGGGTAGACACTCTTAG
- a CDS encoding FecCD family ABC transporter permease: MTRRAMTVSAGLVVAILVVAVLALGVGSISVAPLDVVRTLLGNGSRLTDFAVLDLRLPRVLIALCVGAALGMSGAVFQSLSRNPLGSPDIIGFNYGATTGGLLMILVFGGSLLAVSLGAIAGGLATALAVYLLAWQRGVRGTRLVLVGIGVSAILQAVNFYLIVNAKLADVARATVWITGSLNNLGWEHVWPALIALAVVVPLVLVGVRWLDILEMGDDSAAALGVRVEPSRLYLIVVGTAACAAATAVAGPIAFVSLTAPQLAKRLTRAPGAGILPAAWMGALLVLAADFVAQRVAGSGTLPVGVATAALGGAYLAWLLRRTRR; this comes from the coding sequence ATGACCCGGCGGGCGATGACGGTGTCGGCGGGCCTGGTCGTGGCGATCCTGGTGGTCGCGGTCCTCGCACTCGGGGTCGGCTCGATCTCCGTGGCACCGTTGGACGTGGTGCGGACGCTGTTGGGCAACGGCAGCAGGCTGACCGACTTCGCGGTGCTCGACCTGCGGCTGCCGCGCGTGCTGATCGCGCTGTGCGTGGGCGCGGCGCTGGGGATGAGCGGGGCGGTGTTCCAGAGCCTGTCGCGGAACCCGCTCGGCAGCCCGGACATCATCGGGTTCAACTACGGCGCCACGACCGGCGGGTTGCTGATGATCCTGGTGTTCGGCGGCAGCCTGCTCGCGGTGTCCCTCGGCGCGATCGCCGGTGGCCTCGCGACGGCGCTCGCGGTGTACCTGCTGGCGTGGCAACGAGGAGTGCGCGGTACGCGGCTGGTATTGGTGGGCATCGGCGTCAGCGCGATCCTGCAGGCGGTCAACTTCTACCTGATCGTCAACGCGAAACTGGCGGACGTCGCGCGGGCGACGGTGTGGATCACCGGGAGCCTGAACAACCTGGGCTGGGAGCACGTGTGGCCGGCGCTGATCGCGCTCGCGGTGGTCGTGCCGTTGGTGCTGGTGGGCGTACGGTGGCTGGACATCCTGGAGATGGGCGACGACTCGGCCGCGGCGCTGGGGGTGCGCGTCGAGCCGAGCCGGTTGTACCTGATCGTCGTGGGCACGGCGGCCTGCGCGGCGGCGACTGCCGTCGCCGGGCCGATCGCCTTCGTGTCGCTCACCGCGCCCCAACTGGCGAAGCGGCTGACGCGAGCGCCCGGCGCGGGGATCCTGCCCGCGGCGTGGATGGGCGCACTGCTCGTCCTGGCGGCGGACTTCGTGGCGCAGCGGGTGGCCGGCAGCGGCACCCTCCCGGTCGGCGTCGCAACCGCCGCCCTCGGCGGCGCGTATCTCGCCTGGCTGCTACGCCGCACCCGACGGTAG
- a CDS encoding MbtH family protein, giving the protein MTNPFDDDSGRFYALTNDEGQYSLWPTFAEVPSGWRVVFGEDSRQACLDHIEANWTDMRPRSLVRTMESGS; this is encoded by the coding sequence GTGACGAACCCCTTCGACGACGACAGCGGCCGGTTCTACGCCCTGACCAACGACGAGGGCCAGTACTCCCTGTGGCCCACCTTCGCCGAGGTGCCCTCGGGCTGGCGGGTCGTGTTCGGCGAGGACTCGCGGCAGGCCTGCCTCGACCACATCGAGGCGAACTGGACGGACATGCGGCCCCGCAGCCTGGTCCGCACGATGGAATCCGGGTCCTGA
- a CDS encoding FecCD family ABC transporter permease, with translation MRSRTTGLVFALVLLVVVSLLSIAVGARSIPLSTVVHLLFERDGSDASFVVWDLRIPRTLIGIAVGASLGVAGAVMQALTRNPLADPGLLGVNAGASAAAALSVSVLGLTDLRAFVWFAFAGAAIAGTVLYFIAGRGGASPVRLALAGTAVSAALTGLTQCLTLLNQQTLDQMRFWTVGSLQRADDATLVRVAPFLGAGLILALLLARPLNALALGDDAGTSLGAHLGRTRLLSLLAVTLLAGAATAAVGPLVFVGLAVPHMVRALTGPDQRWVLPYCAVLAPALLLAADVLGRVIARAEIDVGVVTALLGAPVFIWLVRRSKAARA, from the coding sequence GTGAGGTCGCGCACCACCGGCCTCGTTTTCGCCCTGGTCCTGCTGGTCGTCGTGTCGCTGCTGTCCATCGCGGTGGGCGCGCGCTCGATCCCACTGTCCACAGTGGTCCACCTGTTGTTCGAACGGGACGGTTCGGACGCCTCGTTCGTGGTGTGGGACCTGCGGATCCCGCGCACGCTGATCGGCATCGCGGTCGGCGCCTCGCTGGGCGTCGCGGGGGCGGTGATGCAGGCGCTGACGCGCAACCCGCTCGCCGACCCGGGCCTGCTGGGCGTCAACGCCGGCGCCTCGGCCGCGGCCGCGCTGTCGGTGAGCGTCCTGGGGCTGACTGATCTGCGGGCGTTCGTGTGGTTCGCGTTCGCGGGCGCCGCGATCGCCGGGACGGTGCTGTACTTCATCGCCGGGCGGGGAGGCGCTTCGCCGGTCCGGCTCGCCCTCGCCGGCACCGCGGTGTCGGCCGCGCTCACCGGGCTCACCCAGTGCCTGACCCTGCTGAACCAGCAGACGCTCGACCAGATGCGATTCTGGACGGTGGGTTCGCTGCAGCGGGCGGACGACGCGACGCTCGTACGGGTCGCGCCGTTCCTCGGCGCAGGCTTGATCCTGGCCCTGCTGCTGGCACGACCGTTGAACGCGCTGGCCCTCGGCGACGACGCCGGCACCTCCCTCGGCGCGCATCTGGGCCGGACGCGCCTGTTGTCGCTGCTGGCGGTCACGTTGCTGGCCGGTGCGGCGACGGCAGCGGTGGGGCCGCTGGTGTTCGTCGGGCTCGCCGTGCCGCACATGGTGCGCGCGCTGACCGGGCCGGACCAGCGGTGGGTGCTGCCCTACTGCGCCGTCCTCGCGCCCGCGTTGCTGCTGGCCGCGGACGTGCTCGGCCGGGTCATCGCCCGAGCGGAGATCGACGTGGGGGTGGTGACGGCGTTGCTGGGGGCGCCGGTGTTCATCTGGCTGGTGCGACGGAGCAAGGCGGCGAGGGCATGA
- a CDS encoding salicylate synthase, whose product MSLELMAALARAGFDDYVVYENDGTWTFAGGSLATVTLDATHVRVRSVVESDTEWSGSPGAALRAALDSLPVPGWRAYGSVHFGFSGLLPGLGLRGVAAPAGDLVRLLVPRTEVTIAGGEVTIRGEEQDRVREILREPMTGAAPRPRPIDVRVDGAGYRERVAQAIKEIRQGQYQKVILSRSVRIPFAADLVATYEVGRRGNTPARSFLMRLGGAEAAGFSPEVIVTVSPDGAVATQPLAGTRAFGRGADEDAAARTDLESNPKEIFEHAVSVRTAQEELRRVCRPESVRVGDFMGVKERGSVQHLASLVCGDLAEGRTAWDALEAVFPAVTASGIPKRESLDAIARMDEARRLYSGAVLAASHDGSLDAALVLRAVYQEAGVTWLRAGAGIVADSTPEREFEETCEKLSSVAPFVVPA is encoded by the coding sequence GTGAGTCTGGAACTGATGGCGGCGCTGGCTCGCGCCGGGTTCGACGACTACGTGGTGTACGAGAACGACGGCACGTGGACGTTCGCGGGCGGTTCGCTCGCCACGGTCACGCTCGACGCGACGCACGTGCGGGTGCGGAGCGTGGTCGAATCCGACACCGAGTGGTCGGGTTCACCGGGGGCGGCCTTGCGTGCCGCGCTGGATTCGTTGCCGGTACCGGGATGGCGAGCGTACGGCAGTGTCCACTTTGGATTCTCGGGCTTGCTGCCCGGGCTGGGACTGCGTGGCGTGGCGGCGCCGGCCGGTGACCTGGTGCGGTTGCTGGTGCCGCGCACCGAGGTGACGATCGCCGGGGGCGAGGTGACGATCCGCGGCGAGGAGCAGGACCGGGTACGGGAGATCCTGCGCGAGCCGATGACCGGCGCCGCGCCGCGGCCGCGCCCGATCGACGTCCGGGTGGACGGGGCGGGCTACCGCGAGCGGGTCGCGCAGGCGATCAAGGAGATCCGGCAGGGGCAGTACCAGAAGGTCATCCTGTCCCGGTCGGTGCGGATCCCGTTCGCCGCGGACCTGGTCGCGACGTACGAGGTGGGGCGGCGCGGCAACACGCCGGCACGCTCGTTCCTGATGCGGCTCGGGGGCGCGGAGGCCGCGGGGTTCAGCCCCGAGGTGATCGTGACGGTCTCCCCGGACGGTGCCGTCGCGACGCAGCCGCTGGCGGGCACGCGGGCGTTCGGCCGGGGAGCGGACGAGGACGCCGCGGCGCGCACGGACCTGGAGTCGAATCCGAAGGAGATCTTCGAGCACGCGGTGTCGGTGCGAACGGCGCAGGAGGAGCTGCGGCGCGTGTGCCGCCCGGAGTCGGTGCGGGTGGGAGACTTCATGGGGGTCAAGGAGCGGGGGAGCGTGCAGCACCTGGCTTCGCTGGTGTGCGGCGACCTCGCCGAGGGGCGCACGGCGTGGGACGCGCTGGAGGCGGTGTTCCCGGCGGTGACGGCGTCGGGCATCCCGAAGCGGGAGTCGCTGGACGCGATCGCGCGGATGGACGAGGCGCGGAGGTTGTACTCGGGCGCGGTGCTGGCGGCCTCGCACGACGGCTCCCTGGACGCGGCGCTCGTGCTGCGGGCGGTGTACCAGGAGGCGGGCGTGACGTGGCTGCGTGCGGGGGCGGGCATCGTCGCGGACTCCACACCGGAGCGTGAGTTCGAGGAGACGTGCGAGAAGTTGAGCAGCGTGGCGCCGTTCGTGGTGCCTGCGTAG
- the entS gene encoding enterobactin transporter EntS → MRLGELVIDVTPLRTSPAYRRVFAAQTLTVLTTALTNVAINLHVYQLTGSSVQVGLVSLVFGLALLAGLLAGGVLADRLDRRRLILGTRSLVALVLAGLAVNAAMPQPLLGIVYLAAVPAGGINGLGGSALMAAIPALVTPAQLTAAGALFTVTSQFGAMVGPTIAGFIAAGPGVATCFAIDAAGYLVGIALMWFIPPLRAEREPQHPLRSLAEGFRFVRGNQVVAGLLLIDVWAMVFAMPYALFPQLAKEVFGGGPSTVGLLYTAPAVGAFIGALASGWTGRARHSGRALIASVLVWGLAITGFGLSGHLWLGLLCLAIAGLGDTTSEILRRALLQHYTLDHLQGRVSSLWLAQATSGAAVGNAEAGLAARLLGGSGAVVGGGLVCVLGVCLVAATMPRLRRASLQGERCPSLPSTA, encoded by the coding sequence GTGCGGCTCGGGGAACTGGTCATCGACGTCACACCGCTGCGGACCAGTCCGGCCTACCGGCGGGTGTTCGCCGCGCAGACCCTCACGGTGCTGACCACAGCGCTCACCAATGTCGCCATCAACCTGCACGTCTACCAGCTCACCGGTTCCTCGGTCCAGGTCGGCCTGGTCAGCCTGGTGTTCGGGCTCGCACTGCTCGCGGGGCTGCTCGCGGGCGGCGTGCTCGCCGACCGGCTCGACCGCCGCCGCCTCATCCTCGGCACCCGTTCGCTGGTCGCGCTCGTCCTCGCCGGGCTCGCGGTCAACGCGGCGATGCCGCAGCCGCTGCTGGGCATCGTGTACCTCGCGGCCGTGCCGGCGGGCGGGATCAACGGCCTCGGCGGATCCGCGCTGATGGCCGCGATCCCGGCGCTCGTCACGCCCGCCCAGCTGACCGCCGCGGGTGCGTTGTTCACCGTGACCAGCCAGTTCGGCGCGATGGTCGGGCCGACGATCGCCGGGTTCATCGCGGCGGGCCCTGGCGTCGCCACCTGTTTCGCGATCGACGCGGCCGGATATCTCGTCGGTATCGCGCTGATGTGGTTCATTCCACCGCTGCGCGCCGAGCGGGAGCCGCAGCACCCCTTGCGTTCCCTCGCCGAGGGTTTCCGTTTCGTGCGAGGCAACCAGGTCGTCGCGGGGCTGCTGCTGATCGACGTGTGGGCCATGGTGTTCGCGATGCCGTACGCGCTTTTCCCGCAACTGGCGAAGGAAGTGTTCGGCGGCGGGCCGTCGACGGTCGGCCTCCTCTACACCGCGCCCGCGGTCGGGGCGTTCATCGGCGCGCTGGCCAGCGGCTGGACCGGGCGTGCGCGGCACAGTGGTCGCGCGCTGATCGCGTCGGTGCTCGTGTGGGGTCTGGCGATCACCGGGTTCGGCCTGTCCGGGCACCTGTGGCTCGGGCTGCTGTGCCTGGCGATCGCGGGCCTCGGCGACACGACCTCGGAAATCCTGCGCCGCGCCCTGTTGCAGCACTACACCCTGGACCACCTGCAGGGCCGCGTCTCGAGTCTCTGGCTCGCGCAGGCCACCAGCGGGGCGGCGGTCGGCAACGCCGAGGCCGGTCTGGCCGCGCGCCTGCTCGGCGGCTCGGGCGCGGTGGTCGGCGGCGGGCTGGTGTGCGTGCTGGGCGTCTGCCTGGTCGCCGCGACGATGCCCCGGCTGCGCCGGGCGAGCCTGCAAGGAGAGCGATGCCCCTCGCTGCCGTCAACGGCGTGA